CGTGGTCTACGCCATTGGTGCAGGAAGATCGCGGACCCGAGCCCGGATTGCGCCTCCGGATAGTTGTAATCTGTAATAAAAACAATGTCATAAAGAGGGTCCGCGCGGCGCATTGCTTCGTGACTAAACGCGTAGGGCATGCAAACCAGTTGGTTGTATTCAGAAGCCTCGGAGTCATCCGACCATAGATCCTGCGGGCCAATTTTCTTGGCCCAGGGTTGAGGTTGGGCCAGGCGATCAGCGCGATACATCATGCCGACAATGCGGTGCCTCCCCGCCGGAGTGGCCCCGTCTCCCTCACGTTTTTGAACTCGAATGCCACTTTTACCAATTGCGCAGGGAAACCGCCGGCCCAAGAACCAGAGCCCATGAGGCGTGAGGCGCAAGTCGCTCACAAGAGATGCCCGGACTTCGCCGCTTTGGTCGCGAGATAGGCGGAATTGAAGCGATTCTCACCGACCTTGAGCTCGACGCGTTCGGTCACTTTGATGCCTTCGTTTTCCATCATCGCGATCTTGCGTGGGTTGTTTGTTAAGAGCTTTACGGATGCAAAACCCATCTTTTTCAATATGCTAGCGCCAATGCGGAAATCCCGTTCGTCGTCTTCAAACCCAAGGCGGTGGTTGGCCTCAACCGTGTCAAAGCCTTGGTCCTGCAGGCTATAAGCGCGCATTTTGTTGGCCAAGCCGATGCCGCGGCCTTCTTGGTTGAGGTACAAGAGCACGCCTTCGCCCGCGCTGCCCATCTGCATCAAGGCCGCGTTCAACTGAGGGCCACAGTCGCATTTTAGCGATCCCAGAACGTCCCCTGTGAAACAGGCCGAGTGCAGCCGCGCCAACACAGGCTTGTCGCGTGAGGGTTTGCCGATCTCGATCGCGTAATGCTCTTCACCACCGTCATCCGGACGGTAGATGTGCAAACGTCCCGATTCTGCGGCGCGCATGGGAAGGCCCGCGTGAATCACTGAATCCATCTGATGTGCCGCCGCCATATTGGCCGCTGCGAGGGCGGCAGGTACGATCGTCAAACCGTGCTCTAGAGCGAAATTGCCAGCGTCGCTCAGGGCCAACACGACAACAGCGGGCAACAACTGAGCGGATTTCACCAAAGAAATGGCAGTTTGATGCAGCGCGACATTGCCATCCCGCTCGACCGCTAGAGGGCCTTTCATCGGCATCATCAGATCGTCAGAGGGATCTGCCACACAATGCACCCATCGCGTGGTTGCGTCAGCGGGCATGCGGATACGGGCGATGTCTTTGTCATAGACCCGTGCTTTCAGCGTTTCGGCACGCCGTGCTGTAATGACCAAAACAAGGTCTGGCGCCAATCCGCGAAAGTCCGTCAGACGCTCTTCAGACATGGTTTCGGCTGAGCCCACCAAGAGCGCCTGGCCCTCTCCGGTCATAATAACAGGCACACCCATTCGCAGGTCCGACCGGGCACGGGCGATGAGTTCAAGGATGTTTGGCGCGAAACTCAATTGAAATACTTTCGGTGGTTCAGGGCCGCAGATGTACTGCTCTTTTGACGTATTGTGAAACAATTCCCACGCGATTTACACGTC
This is a stretch of genomic DNA from Cognatishimia activa. It encodes these proteins:
- the ribA gene encoding GTP cyclohydrolase II, translating into MSFAPNILELIARARSDLRMGVPVIMTGEGQALLVGSAETMSEERLTDFRGLAPDLVLVITARRAETLKARVYDKDIARIRMPADATTRWVHCVADPSDDLMMPMKGPLAVERDGNVALHQTAISLVKSAQLLPAVVVLALSDAGNFALEHGLTIVPAALAAANMAAAHQMDSVIHAGLPMRAAESGRLHIYRPDDGGEEHYAIEIGKPSRDKPVLARLHSACFTGDVLGSLKCDCGPQLNAALMQMGSAGEGVLLYLNQEGRGIGLANKMRAYSLQDQGFDTVEANHRLGFEDDERDFRIGASILKKMGFASVKLLTNNPRKIAMMENEGIKVTERVELKVGENRFNSAYLATKAAKSGHLL
- a CDS encoding L,D-transpeptidase family protein, giving the protein MSDLRLTPHGLWFLGRRFPCAIGKSGIRVQKREGDGATPAGRHRIVGMMYRADRLAQPQPWAKKIGPQDLWSDDSEASEYNQLVCMPYAFSHEAMRRADPLYDIVFITDYNYPEAQSGLGSAIFLHQWRRPRFPTEGCIALRRDHLKWIAERVPQGALLEISQSLATDA